Proteins encoded in a region of the Oncorhynchus gorbuscha isolate QuinsamMale2020 ecotype Even-year linkage group LG16, OgorEven_v1.0, whole genome shotgun sequence genome:
- the LOC123999458 gene encoding uncharacterized protein LOC123999458 isoform X2 has protein sequence MEGCSKMSVMELCETDDLATSLVLDPLLGFSTHKMNVSPPPEVRRWGYLKETLLRFQRTHDLQATFEALTVGDWACGYFTGLGTHRLELLKQHVYRYLCAFLLDSGVQIESCDRYSSETNGAKITSTKHWFVGERMEVLLGCIAELSPADSAVLRAGVNDFSVMYSTRKRCAQLWLGPAAFINHDCRPNCKFVPGDKNGGCVKVVRPIAPGEEITCYYGDSFFGEDNEMCECCTCERKGEGHFRHRERQPGCDDSNDLSGQKYRLRDTDLRLNRGKAPCPPTFRPTFTFSNSAIPSRNSFTQQMKRNALMMSRKTKRLKQEGQRRISGMKQQQLIMPSLSEVVLRDLRVRVRRHTFNFLLSCKDPTSKERALLHQLEHVETKDKWRKEQAALCCTTKENDKIEKSSNTCELNLKPFTLHPSLSSQQNAGPVVCGQILGGKPLRVVEKVSVQTRISSRTRSMIRNCHTRQSVSRAKKNNKIICKRIKLAKPICRKSNSASPQKHMDSCSGKDIHGTNCITIENNTSGNNNDVAYISNRTYTGGGGPKGSKAQDADQKPVDLKVEIKTIGESGTDGTLVASKSSGKRVEVCQSALDKAKKPGNHQKPISTPLVTTTPSTISLSSPSLDHVPVMSGLKQVTVSLIRVSVPGSVAEERACPGLEGKGIVRRESSVPVQAEQMARSATQGGEADTRVSRSQQKSMEEAGRELSDAEGLKGQDDHCKRDTQQQCQPIDHPPTSHHAPTSSHSLSTPVTDRKPKRLRLVVTDGLVDLDLQYTD, from the exons ATGGAAGGATGCAGTAAAATGAGTGTGATGGAGCTGTGTGAGACGGATGATCTGGCCACCAGCTTGGTGCTGGACCCCTTGCTGGGGTTCAGCACCCATAAAATGAACGTCAG TCCCCCCCCAGAGGTCCGTCGTTGGGGCTACCTCAAAGAGACTCTGCTACGTTTCCAACGCACACATGACTTGCAGGCCACCTTTGAGGCCCTCACAGTGGGAGACTGGGCCTGTGGCTACTTCACTGGACTGGGAACACACCGTCTGGAACTACTGAAACAGCAT GTGTATCGCTACCTCTGTGCCTTCCTGTTGGATAGTGGTGTCCAGATTGAGTCATGTGACCGATACTCTTCAGAAACCAACGGAGCAAAGATAACCTCTACCAAGCACTG GTTTGTAGGTGAGCGGATGGAGGTTCTGTTGGGTTGTATAGCCGAGCTGAGTCCAGCAGACAGTGCTGTTCTGAGAGCAGGGGTGAATGACTTTAGTGTGATGTACTCTACTCGTAAGCGCTGTGCACAACTCTGGCTTGGGCCTGCGGCTTTCATCAACCACG ACTGCAGACCAAACTGTAAG TTTGTTCCTGGTGATAAGAATGGAGGCTGTGTAAAAGTGGTGAGGCCCATCGCACCTGGGGAGGAGATCACCTGTTACTATGGCGACAGCTTTTTTGGAGAAGACAATGAAATGTGTGAATGCTGCACCTGTGAGAG AAAAGGAGAGGGTCACTtccgacacagagagaggcagcctGGTTGTGATGACTCTAATGACCTGTCTGGCCAGAAGTACCGCCTCAGAGACACAGACCTTCGTCTTAACAGAGGGAAAGCACCCTGTCCTCCTACATTTcggcctacatttacattttcaaATTCAG CTATCCCTTCAAGGAATTCATTTACCCAGCAGATGAAGAGAAATGCTCTGATGATGAGCAGGAAGACCAAAAGGTTGAAACAGGAGGGGCAAAGGAGGATATCAGGAATGAAGCAGCAACAGCTGATAATGCCATCCCTATCAGAGGTGGTGTTGAGGGACCTTCGGGTCCGAGTACGGCGCCACACGTTCAACTTCTTGTTGAGCTGCAAGGACCCCACCAGCAAAGAGAGGGCCTTACTGCACCAGCTTGAACATGTGGAGACAAAAGACAAGTGGAGGAAGGAACAAGCTGCTCTCTGCTGTACAACCAAAGAGAATGACAAAATAGAGAAGAGCAGCAATACTTGTGAGTTAAACCTGAAGCCTTTCACTCTTCACCCTTCCTTGTCTTCTCAACAGAATGCTGGACCAGTAGTTTGTGGACAGATACTGGGTGGAAAGCCCCTTcgagtggtggaaaaagtatctgTCCAGACAAGGATCTCTTCCAGAACAAGGAGCATGATCAGAAACTGTCACACACGCCAGTCTGTTTCCAGAGCCAAGAAGAACAACAAAATAATTTGCAAGCGCATTAAACTCGCCAAACCCATTTGCAGAAAAAGCAACAGCGCAAGTCCTCAGAAACACATGGATAGCTGTAGTGGAAAAGATATTCATGGAACCAATTGCATAACCATCGAAAATAACACCAGCGGTAACAACAATGATGTGGCATACATCAGCAACAGAACATACACTGGTGGAGGCGGGCCCAAAGGCAGCAAGGCTCAGGATGCAGATCAGAAACCAGTGGATCTGAAAGTGGAAATTAAAACCATTGGAGAATCGGGGACTGATGGGACACTTGTGGCGAGCAAATCCTCTGGTAAAAGAGTTGAAGTTTGCCAAAGTGCTTTGGACAAAGCCAAGAAGCCTGGGAATCACCAGAAACCCATTAGTACTCCCCTTGTCACTACCACCCCTAGCAccatttccctctcttccccctcactTGACCATGTTCCGGTAATGTCAGGACTGAAGCAAGTCACAGTTAGCTTGATAAGAGTGTCTGTGCCGGGAAGTGTAGCAGAAGAAAGGGCCTGTCCAGGATTGGAGGGAAAGGGCATTGTGAGAAGAGAGAGCAGCGTACCAGTGCAAGCAGAACAGATGGCTAGATCAGCTACACAGGGAGGAGAGGCAGACACCAGAGTGTCCAGGTCCCAGCAGAAGTCCATGGAGGAAGCAGGCAGGGAGTTGTCAGACGCTGAAG GGCTTAAAGGCCAGGATGACCACTGCAAGAGGGACACGCAACAGCAGTGCCAGCCCATAGACCACCCACCAACATCCCACCATGCTCCCACATCATCCCATTCCTTGAGTACCCCGGTCACAGACCGTAAGCCCAAAAGACTGAGGCTAGTGGTTACTGATGGGCTAGTGGATCTGGACCTCCAGTATACAGACTGA
- the LOC123999458 gene encoding uncharacterized protein LOC123999458 isoform X1 gives MEGCSKMSVMELCETDDLATSLVLDPLLGFSTHKMNVSPPPEVRRWGYLKETLLRFQRTHDLQATFEALTVGDWACGYFTGLGTHRLELLKQHVYRYLCAFLLDSGVQIESCDRYSSETNGAKITSTKHWFVGERMEVLLGCIAELSPADSAVLRAGVNDFSVMYSTRKRCAQLWLGPAAFINHDCRPNCKFVPGDKNGGCVKVVRPIAPGEEITCYYGDSFFGEDNEMCECCTCERKGEGHFRHRERQPGCDDSNDLSGQKYRLRDTDLRLNRGKAPCPPTFRPTFTFSNSAIPSRNSFTQQMKRNALMMSRKTKRLKQEGQRRISGMKQQQLIMPSLSEVVLRDLRVRVRRHTFNFLLSCKDPTSKERALLHQLEHVETKDKWRKEQAALCCTTKENDKIEKSSNTCELNLKPFTLHPSLSSQQNAGPVVCGQILGGKPLRVVEKVSVQTRISSRTRSMIRNCHTRQSVSRAKKNNKIICKRIKLAKPICRKSNSASPQKHMDSCSGKDIHGTNCITIENNTSGNNNDVAYISNRTYTGGGGPKGSKAQDADQKPVDLKVEIKTIGESGTDGTLVASKSSGKRVEVCQSALDKAKKPGNHQKPISTPLVTTTPSTISLSSPSLDHVPVMSGLKQVTVSLIRVSVPGSVAEERACPGLEGKGIVRRESSVPVQAEQMARSATQGGEADTRVSRSQQKSMEEAGRELSDAEGKKGVREMYFKAKINKVDVGREQTAVVKVDLLHGEKGAGEKVIEIDAAGGGGEVSVSGKGHRGSVKDIDRGAKLNSKSVQSQVVGCDKRVLRGRNDGAEQSNGKAGGQNSKSCDSIVRKDGDKNERVSEMGSSITMDKKGVVIKQVRVLLSDILRKEWDQKAGGSGSGNTGKKDLISSNHKQMEDGREANKDGGKEVREQILSDAQTNSLPHATTQSGITSKRGKGRANKMKLEGPGQDLHIHSPQSNDDLIPAKDRLSKSPPPSSEYLQTHTQANIPLKKRMFRNSVETDSEQSINSPVSEPSSKDLKPSTELRQNLTLCSGRETKAIKVLEDSGRGGLRSNRDPKSTVSEFGVQSRTQTFKRTAKQNATPRMLRPRVNQLEQDRPRRSAGKYKRGTRDSEVLENESDEDKHKAGHGEISLDSKKEHVNEGGKKPESQLLNSLTSQTCKEENGKGQSLNFKIRFKRKRGKVWELDRPAGGEDLIIEAEKSIDSQQLEPYRAILDSVSILNLEMEKGAQADGKETHDVRFWKRRKVRRDRLGSLKDRGPILMNRQSEVVAVDSKEKKKEQGELSEVEINEVLDEVIYGVKQLPGEKGHTISSEGMSVGVGGLQCDYQVTSSPVRICEKEKDIPSLAEDREQVKDTCIGVESTLVDSGALHEHKVKDEDQPLPRIKLRRKIQGVWEVDSQVLEQIEAESEKEKEMTCVKPKEECPSQPPTCQKLNSAIKCNTLKDSTAVLLKKEPPPLTLSLSPLTLNSPQPLGSDVMAYGPETMNDRAMPKITNRGGRGRGRGRKERQKTENARKVATGEMGTSCLSHNLLQIDNSLSKLSEGLCQSQSLEKNIPSDYTASTSKIPSQSQSPPFSFPERMLSTESSFANCCEDLLDFQCLNLEGFYHPQNILQTSPIDLCPMDPPSGPFSSPLSHSPSDAWNPETPYLGPPSPGSIFNAEDQQFLNGLVCSKNESLDCGVKDTSKDRGQLNANFCFTPLSSAEGTFMDRFLMKNPGMKLSKEDSKTQALSSAAKTHYSQKESFMFNTNTPSIGSHSHNTPVNVLNQSTNGTKASSAHSNFSKVQPQVKIPGPFHLMSSSNKSQSFSTSQPVPSSFKTGPQNYSVKSVHSPQVVSNKFGSQLNPNVGDAFRNTYDKSSSVIQSVLKFQGGKPSQNLNSAPSKVNIVAGNPKIAAKPHIAKSRYSDTDKVHQSNKCSGFSTGGHKGSMPSYSIISGKDPVRLNASNYPIKSNLLNDKVHPDYFQTSSKSTTTALEKPPSDKPQYTETSFGSKNFSTLPRPFFFPSQAPQSYGSHGKRLNQDKPCGAVHSQNPHSSYATSASPDKLCYDSSDLTFSTSLSPSMSQHNSPQVAHSSPSGSQTPANKQQPPSSSFSYSYGHQGPPYVVNFTGDHSVTMGLGDYPGSPPTNYTYRCLMEPSGTQGRLVLEPCGPQLSHSPSFSVGGFSGLKGQDDHCKRDTQQQCQPIDHPPTSHHAPTSSHSLSTPVTDRKPKRLRLVVTDGLVDLDLQYTD, from the exons ATGGAAGGATGCAGTAAAATGAGTGTGATGGAGCTGTGTGAGACGGATGATCTGGCCACCAGCTTGGTGCTGGACCCCTTGCTGGGGTTCAGCACCCATAAAATGAACGTCAG TCCCCCCCCAGAGGTCCGTCGTTGGGGCTACCTCAAAGAGACTCTGCTACGTTTCCAACGCACACATGACTTGCAGGCCACCTTTGAGGCCCTCACAGTGGGAGACTGGGCCTGTGGCTACTTCACTGGACTGGGAACACACCGTCTGGAACTACTGAAACAGCAT GTGTATCGCTACCTCTGTGCCTTCCTGTTGGATAGTGGTGTCCAGATTGAGTCATGTGACCGATACTCTTCAGAAACCAACGGAGCAAAGATAACCTCTACCAAGCACTG GTTTGTAGGTGAGCGGATGGAGGTTCTGTTGGGTTGTATAGCCGAGCTGAGTCCAGCAGACAGTGCTGTTCTGAGAGCAGGGGTGAATGACTTTAGTGTGATGTACTCTACTCGTAAGCGCTGTGCACAACTCTGGCTTGGGCCTGCGGCTTTCATCAACCACG ACTGCAGACCAAACTGTAAG TTTGTTCCTGGTGATAAGAATGGAGGCTGTGTAAAAGTGGTGAGGCCCATCGCACCTGGGGAGGAGATCACCTGTTACTATGGCGACAGCTTTTTTGGAGAAGACAATGAAATGTGTGAATGCTGCACCTGTGAGAG AAAAGGAGAGGGTCACTtccgacacagagagaggcagcctGGTTGTGATGACTCTAATGACCTGTCTGGCCAGAAGTACCGCCTCAGAGACACAGACCTTCGTCTTAACAGAGGGAAAGCACCCTGTCCTCCTACATTTcggcctacatttacattttcaaATTCAG CTATCCCTTCAAGGAATTCATTTACCCAGCAGATGAAGAGAAATGCTCTGATGATGAGCAGGAAGACCAAAAGGTTGAAACAGGAGGGGCAAAGGAGGATATCAGGAATGAAGCAGCAACAGCTGATAATGCCATCCCTATCAGAGGTGGTGTTGAGGGACCTTCGGGTCCGAGTACGGCGCCACACGTTCAACTTCTTGTTGAGCTGCAAGGACCCCACCAGCAAAGAGAGGGCCTTACTGCACCAGCTTGAACATGTGGAGACAAAAGACAAGTGGAGGAAGGAACAAGCTGCTCTCTGCTGTACAACCAAAGAGAATGACAAAATAGAGAAGAGCAGCAATACTTGTGAGTTAAACCTGAAGCCTTTCACTCTTCACCCTTCCTTGTCTTCTCAACAGAATGCTGGACCAGTAGTTTGTGGACAGATACTGGGTGGAAAGCCCCTTcgagtggtggaaaaagtatctgTCCAGACAAGGATCTCTTCCAGAACAAGGAGCATGATCAGAAACTGTCACACACGCCAGTCTGTTTCCAGAGCCAAGAAGAACAACAAAATAATTTGCAAGCGCATTAAACTCGCCAAACCCATTTGCAGAAAAAGCAACAGCGCAAGTCCTCAGAAACACATGGATAGCTGTAGTGGAAAAGATATTCATGGAACCAATTGCATAACCATCGAAAATAACACCAGCGGTAACAACAATGATGTGGCATACATCAGCAACAGAACATACACTGGTGGAGGCGGGCCCAAAGGCAGCAAGGCTCAGGATGCAGATCAGAAACCAGTGGATCTGAAAGTGGAAATTAAAACCATTGGAGAATCGGGGACTGATGGGACACTTGTGGCGAGCAAATCCTCTGGTAAAAGAGTTGAAGTTTGCCAAAGTGCTTTGGACAAAGCCAAGAAGCCTGGGAATCACCAGAAACCCATTAGTACTCCCCTTGTCACTACCACCCCTAGCAccatttccctctcttccccctcactTGACCATGTTCCGGTAATGTCAGGACTGAAGCAAGTCACAGTTAGCTTGATAAGAGTGTCTGTGCCGGGAAGTGTAGCAGAAGAAAGGGCCTGTCCAGGATTGGAGGGAAAGGGCATTGTGAGAAGAGAGAGCAGCGTACCAGTGCAAGCAGAACAGATGGCTAGATCAGCTACACAGGGAGGAGAGGCAGACACCAGAGTGTCCAGGTCCCAGCAGAAGTCCATGGAGGAAGCAGGCAGGGAGTTGTCAGACGCTGAAGGTAAGAAAGGGGTGAGggaaatgtatttcaaggctaaGATTAACAAAGTTGATGTAGGAAGGGAACAGACTGCTGTGGTGAAGGTTGATTTATTACATGGTGAGAAAGGTGCAGGTGAGAAGGTCATTGAAATAGATGCtgctggtggggggggggaggtTAGTGTGTCTGGGAAGGGGCATAGGGGGAGTGTAAAAGACATTGATAGAGGGGCAAAACTAAATAGTAAAAGTGTACAATCTCAAGTTGTTGGCTGTGATAAGAGGGTGCTTAGAGGGCGAAATgatggagcagaacagagtaATGGAAAAGCAGGAGGACAAAATAGCAAAAGTTGTGACAGCATTGTCAGAAAGGATGGAGATAAGAATGAGAGGGTGTCTGAAATGGGGAGTAGTATAACTATGGACAAGAAGGGTGTTGTCATCAAACAGGTGAGGGTTCTGCTTTCTGATATTCTAAGAAAAGAGTGGGATCAGAAGGCTGGGGGCTCAGGAAGTGGGAACACAGGAAAGAAAGATCTAATTTCCTCCAATCACAAGCAAATGGAAGATGGCAGAGAGGCAAataaggatggagggaaagaggttAGGGAACAAATATTATCTGATGCACAGACAAATAGTTTGCCTCATGCAACAACACAAAGTGGGATAACTTCCAAACGGGGGAAAGGAAGGGCTAATAAGATGAAACTTGAGGGTCCAGGTCAAGACTTGCATATTCACTCTCCACAAAGTAATGATGATTTAATCCCAGCGAAAGATAGGCTTTCCAAGTCTCCCCCTCCTTCTTCAGAATATCTTCAGACACACACCCAGGCCAACATTCCTCTGAAGAAACGGATGTTCCGTAATTCGGTGGAGACTGACTCTGAGCAGAGCATCAACTCTCCTGTGTCAGAGCCATCCTCCAAGGACCTCAAACCCTCCACAGAGCTGAGGCAGAATCTTACTCTGTGTTCAGGAAGAGAAACTAAAGCTATCAAAGTGTTGGAGGACAGCGGTAGAGGTGGGTTGCGGTCTAATAGGGACCCTAAGTCTACCGTTTCAGAGTTTGGGGTCCAATCTCGGACACAGACCTTCAAGAGGACAGCAAAACAAAATGCAACGCCCAGAATGCTGCGTCCCAGAGTCAATCAACTGGAACAAGACCGGCCACGGAGGAGTGCAGGAAAGTATAAAAGAGGGACCCGAGACTCAGAGGTACTGGAGAATGAATCTGATGAGGacaaacacaaagcaggacatggTGAAATCTCACTGGATTCTAAAAAAGAACATGTAAATGAAGGAGGGAAGAAGCCAGAATCACAGTTACTGAATTCACTCACCTCACAAACATGCAAGGAAGAGAATGGGAAAGGGCAGAGCCTCAACTTCAAAATTCGTTTTAAGAGAAAGAGGGGCAAAGTGTGGGAGTTGGACAGACCTGCAGGAGGAGAGGATTTGATTATTGAAGCTGAAAAGTCTATTGATTCACAACAATTGGAGCCTTATAGGGCCATTTTAGATTCTGTGTCAATCTTAAACTTAGAAATGGAGAAGGGTGCCCAGGCAGATGGGAAGGAGACTCATGACGTACGATTTTGGAAGAGACGTAAAGTTAGACGAGACAGATTGGGGAGTTTGAAAGATAGAGGTCCCATTTTGATGAACAGGCAGAGTGAGGTTGTAGCTGTAGActcaaaagagaaaaaaaaggaacAGGGGGAGCTCAGCGAGGTAGAGATAAATGAGGTGCTAGACGAGGTTATTTATGGAGTAAAGCAACTGCCAGGAGAAAAGGGCCATACAATTTCTAGTGAGGGTATGTCTGTCGGAGTGGGGGGACTGCAATGTGACTATCAAGTCACATCAAGTCCTGTTAGAATCTGTGAAAAAGAGAAAGATATTCCATCCTTGGCTGAAGACAGAGAACAAGTGAAGGATACTTGTATTGGAGTAGAGAGTACTTTGGTTGACAGTGGGGCACTGCATGAACACAAAGTAAAGGATGAAGACCAACCCTTACCACGGATCAAACTGCGGAGAAAAATACAGGGTGTATGGGAGGTGGACAGCCAGGTGTTGGAGCAGATTGAAGCAGAGTCTGAAAAAGAGAAGGAAATGACATGCGTTAAGCCAAAAGAAGAGTGCCCTTCTCAACCTCCCACCTGCCAGAAACTCAACAGTGCAATCAAGTGCAACACTTTAAAAGATTCCACTGCTGTTCTTCTGAAAAAAGAACCTCCCCCCCTCACTTTATCTCTCTCACCCTTGACCCTTAACTCACCCCAACCTTTGGGTTCTGATGTGATGGCATATGGTCCTGAAACAATGAATGATAGGGCCATGCCAAAAATCACTAataggggaggaaggggaaggggaaggggacgGAAAGAAAGGCAGAAAACCGAGAATGCTCGTAAGGTTGCAACTGGAGAGATGGGAACTTCTTGTCTTAGTCATAACCTGCTACAGATAGACAATAGTCTTTCTAAACTCTCAGAAGGGTTATGTCAGTCACAATCCTTAGAAAAAAACATACCTTCTGATTACACTGCTTCCACCTCAAAgattccatcccagtctcagtctCCACCGTTCAGTTTTCCAGAAAGGATGCTTTCCACAGAATCCAGCTTTGCTAATTGCTGTGAAGATCTCCTCGACTTCCAGTGTCTCAATCTTGAAGGGTTCTATCATCCACAGAACATCCTCCAAACCTCCCCAATAGACCTCTGTCCAATGGATCCACCCAGCGGGCCCTTTAGTAGTCCCCTCTCTCATAGCCCCTCGGATGCTTGGAATCCAGAAACCCCATACCTTGGCCCTCCAAGCCCAGGAAGTATCTTCAATGCAGAGGATCAGCAATTTCTTAATGGTCTTGTGTGCTCCAAAAATGAGTCTCTGGATTGTGGAGTTAAGGATACTTCCAAAGACAGAGGACAGCTCAATGCAAATTTTTGTTTTACACCCCTGAGCAGCGCTGAGGGGACTTTCATGGATCGTTTTTTGATGAAAAATCCTGGGATGAAATTGTCAAAAGAAGATTCTAAGACACAGGCCTTATCTTCAGCAGCCAAAACCCACTACTCTCAGAAAGAATCATTCATGTTTAATACAAATACTCCATCCATCGGTTCCCATTCCCACAATACACCAGTCAATGTTCTCAATCAGAGCACCAATGGTACTAAGGCTAGTTCTGCTCATTCCAATTTTTCTAAGGTTCAGCCTCAAGTCAAAATTCCGGGTCCCTTCCACCTGATGAGTTCTTCCAACAAATCTCAATCATTTTCCACCTCTCAGCCAGTGCCAAGTTCCTTCAAAACTGGGCCCCAGAATTACTCGGTCAAGTCTGTCCATTCACCTCAAGTTGTTTCTAACAAGTTTGGCTCACAATTAAATCCTAATGTAGGAGATGCTTTTCGCAACACGTATGACAAAAGCTCCAGTGTGATCCAGAGTGTGCTTAAGTTTCAAGGAGGGAAACCAAGTCAGAATTTGAATAGTGCCCCTTCTAAAGTTAATATTGTCGCTGGCAACCCTAAAATTGCGGCCAAACCTCATATTGCCAAATCTAGGTACAGTGACACTGACAAGGTCCACCAGAGTAACAAATGTTCAGGTTTTAGCACTGGCGGCCATAAAGGTAGCATGCCCAGTTATAGCATCATTTCAGGAAAAGATCCAGTTCGTCTCAATGCATCAAACTACCCCATCAAGTCAAATCTTCTCAATGACAAAGTCCATCCAGATTATTTCCAGACATCCAGTAAAAGTACAACGACAGCTTTGGAGAAGCCTCCCTCTGACAAACCTCAATACACTGAAACCAGCTTTGGCAGCAAAAATTTCTCCACTCTCCCAAGGCCTTTCTTTTTCCCCAGCCAAGCACCTCAGAGTTATGGTTCTCATGGCAAACGTTTGAATCAGGACAAGCCCTGTGGTGCTGTGCACTCCCAGAACCCTCACTCTTCCTATGCCACATCGGCGTCACCTGACAAACTGTGTTACGATTCCTCAGACTTGACCTTTTccacctcgctctctccctctatgtctcagCACAATAGCCCCCAGGTAGCACATAGCTCTCCCTCTGGATCACAGAcaccagcaaacaaacagcagcccccctcctcctccttctcctactCTTATGGTCACCAAGGTCCACCTTATGTGGTCAACTTTACTGGTGACCACTCAGTCACCATGGGCCTGGGAGATTACCCAGGGTCACCGCCCACCAACTATACATACCGCTGCCTCATGGAGCCTTCGGGCACCCAGGGGAGGCTGGTTCTGGAGCCATGTGGACCCCAACTCTCACACTCACCATCTTTCTCTGTGGGGGGCTTTTCAGGGCTTAAAGGCCAGGATGACCACTGCAAGAGGGACACGCAACAGCAGTGCCAGCCCATAGACCACCCACCAACATCCCACCATGCTCCCACATCATCCCATTCCTTGAGTACCCCGGTCACAGACCGTAAGCCCAAAAGACTGAGGCTAGTGGTTACTGATGGGCTAGTGGATCTGGACCTCCAGTATACAGACTGA